The region TGTCGTatagctcaccaccacacgccacaacatctcatggcggatctaccggcgaattgaacatgtaatgattttattaaaatgttttaaatatatcTCTCAATTTGTCCATAATTCTCAGCATAGATCTTCAAATATTTGACAATCACATCCTTAAATAATTACAATTCCTCGAACTTGATACCGCATCAAGGTAGTGTTGCATGTTGGTCTCAAGCATCTTCCGCGGCTCAAATACCAAACAAACTCCTATTGagctatacagtaagccaaaaaattaagctaacagttgtgttcacctctgtatatcccaaataaagacaaatatgtcaaaattaaaacaagcagctaatacctgaactctttagctctgattcaagaccttatttgttgaaattggttgagaattaaagaaacggtaatctaaaacctactgaagagacTAAATcagaagttgcacttttgtgttctaatcaatgaaaacatgacgctagttttaacatgcaaatcaatggaagcacggcgctagttcccttgttcgcgaacggattgtgtacaaatcaatagcgcatgcaatggaggaaactgcaacctttaaattggcaccttccttggggttttggatcgtcttgtctttatttcttaaacaatttcaacaaatgaggtcttaaattcgagctgaaagctattggctgctggttccaattatgacctATCTGTCTTtgcttaggatatacagggggtaaacataactggtaccttaattttttggcttactgtatatgaaaCTGTAAAATACATGTTTGCGATGGGATAAGTGGGACAGTCGGTATTGTATTGGTATAATTAGTGCTGCTTTGATGAATAGTATAGTAAGTGTCCCACTCACCGgactgtcccacttacccccaatttaccctataACTGTTTTTTAACGTTATCGTTCTTCACTATTTCTTTCACACTTATAGTTATAGTTAAGAATCAAGTGCTTGAATTCAGTCCAGTGTGGATGagtgaaaatatcaatttgttgATTCAGGAGGAACAGAAGTACTCTGGTACCTGCTGGGtctttgtgtaggcctattggtaCGAGATGAGCCATCTGAAAGACTATACTGCCTCTTCTTCTTCAGACAAATTTTAGATTTAGAGATACCAAATGCTTCATAGAAAGCTTCTCTGTAAAGACGACTCCCGAATCCATATGCGAATGGATTTATGGCAGAGTTGATCAATAATAGACCAAAACTAAACACAAAAATGATACCGTAGCTTGGATCATGAGTGCCCGTTACGATACGTATAAACTTGTCCAGATTTATGACTCGAGATGGACACTGACAGACAAAGAATACCACACCGATGATGACAATGATACGTGCCACTTGATTTCTTACTTGTAAGTTCTTTACTGCTTGATCTTCAGACGCTGCTAATCTTTTCTTGCTCAGTGTGACAATAAGTTTGTAGTAGGCTATAGAACTGATGATGAGCGCGAAACAAAATGGAGTTAACTGTATTATTTCACCAAAGAGTCCAAGTCCGAAATTAACCATAAAGCATTTGTAGTATTTTGTCGATACATGTTGGTATTGCTCTTCATTCGGCCAAATTAGACACTCTTGTATCAATTTGCCAAACCGGGGAATGCAAAGGATGGCTAAAACAGCAGCAACGATCCAAGCTGCAACAATCAACTTGCGAGTGTATTTTTTCCCATGAAgtaatcgatgttgaattggttTACAAATGCTATAATAACGCTCAAGTGATACTATGGTAACGAGAATTACAGATGCAAAGTAGCTGAGGAATACGATAAACACGTTGCTCCAACAACCCACTACAGATATGTAGGGTACGCTCCCCCGGAATTGTGACCGTGTATATAAGTCAATTTGTCCGCTCATGGTTATAAGAAGAAACATTATATCGGCAACTGCCAGATTGATGAGGTAATAATTAATTGCGGTGCGCATTCGACTGATACGGGCTACCGTAAAAAGAAATGCCAGATTGCCTAAAACACCAACACATACAACAACTGGCAGAATAACTTTAGTAAGTAGTTCATCGACGCCATTCCAAAGAAATCGGTCGAGGGCCGATTCTGCGTCTTCTACCAAAGTGAAGTTAAAAATGTCAACGCAGTTTTGCAAATTATTGGATGCGTTCATTTTGATCAAAGATGAACAATAATTACGGTACTTTTCCTTCTTAAAATCAAGAATAAGACGGAACAAGAAGTAGCAAATAGTGTGCAGGCGGTATGCAACTTGAGCTTAGGCAACAATGGAAGAACACGTCATGCATTGCTATGGTTTACTGCATTGACACAAATAAACGGGTTGCCAATACATGACAGCAAACAAGAAGTAAAATGAATAATGTTCCGCAGCAACGATtgttaataataatcataa is a window of Amphiura filiformis chromosome 2, Afil_fr2py, whole genome shotgun sequence DNA encoding:
- the LOC140146289 gene encoding neuromedin-U receptor 2-like, encoding MNASNNLQNCVDIFNFTLVEDAESALDRFLWNGVDELLTKVILPVVVCVGVLGNLAFLFTVARISRMRTAINYYLINLAVADIMFLLITMSGQIDLYTRSQFRGSVPYISVVGCWSNVFIVFLSYFASVILVTIVSLERYYSICKPIQHRLLHGKKYTRKLIVAAWIVAAVLAILCIPRFGKLIQECLIWPNEEQYQHVSTKYYKCFMVNFGLGLFGEIIQLTPFCFALIISSIAYYKLIVTLSKKRLAASEDQAVKNLQVRNQVARIIVIIGVVFFVCQCPSRVINLDKFIRIVTGTHDPSYGIIFVFSFGLLLINSAINPFAYGFGSRLYREAFYEAFGISKSKICLKKKRQYSLSDGSSRTNRPTQRPSRYQSTSVPPESTN